One stretch of Leptolyngbya sp. CCY15150 DNA includes these proteins:
- a CDS encoding biopolymer transporter ExbD has product MRSRRTRPQGLPEVNLVPMLDVLMTVLTFFIIISMTLTGQQIPNVSLPMGGDASEATEANPDAEPLVIGLTNQGQLMIDSQQVSSSEMTQLAQTYLAQHPEGTVILKADESLPYRDVLVVLRSLRDIGGDRVGMATQAP; this is encoded by the coding sequence ATGCGATCGCGTCGAACTCGCCCCCAAGGACTTCCAGAGGTCAATCTTGTCCCCATGCTGGATGTTTTGATGACGGTGCTAACCTTTTTCATCATTATTTCCATGACATTAACGGGTCAACAAATTCCGAATGTTAGCCTACCGATGGGTGGGGATGCCAGTGAAGCTACTGAGGCAAATCCGGATGCTGAACCCTTGGTCATTGGCTTAACAAATCAAGGGCAATTGATGATTGATTCACAACAGGTTTCATCTTCAGAAATGACTCAACTTGCACAAACCTATCTCGCTCAACATCCAGAGGGGACAGTCATTCTCAAAGCAGATGAATCTTTACCCTATCGTGATGTTCTTGTCGTGCTGCGATCGCTTCGAGATATTGGGGGCGATCGGGTTGGGATGGCAACTCAGGCTCCGTAA
- a CDS encoding biopolymer transporter ExbD: MRFRQQRPSGIPEINLIPMLNVMMGILAFFALITMSLTAQQAVEVPLPSNLAAGRPPTEPLLVEMDAQGQFMANRDRIRSQGELERLMMRYLDESPDGQVVFQAHEQLPYSDVLTTLEALKAVGGDRVSLAID, encoded by the coding sequence ATGCGGTTTAGACAACAGCGCCCCTCCGGCATTCCAGAGATTAACCTGATTCCCATGCTGAACGTCATGATGGGAATTCTGGCGTTTTTTGCGTTGATTACCATGTCCCTCACGGCGCAGCAAGCGGTTGAGGTTCCGTTGCCCAGTAACCTAGCGGCTGGCCGCCCACCCACCGAACCGCTCCTCGTTGAAATGGATGCCCAGGGGCAGTTTATGGCCAACCGCGATCGCATCCGCTCCCAAGGAGAGTTAGAACGGCTGATGATGCGATACCTGGATGAATCTCCAGACGGGCAGGTTGTTTTTCAGGCCCATGAGCAACTGCCCTACAGCGATGTCCTCACCACGTTGGAGGCACTGAAAGCGGTCGGTGGCGATCGCGTCTCCCTCGCTATCGATTAG